AACACATAACTACACTTGTGGTTTTGCCAAATGCTGAGAACAGCTCTTGGATATCTAATCCGGATATGTGATCGTCCAGATTTGATATCAAAATTTTAGCAGGGCCAGATGACGGGGCAATTTTCTGATCTTGTCCATTCAGTTTCGATGGATTTGCTATGTCCTCACAGGGTCTTCCTTGTAGCATGCTCTCCATAACTCCATCGTTTGTTTCTTCACAGCTACCACTAGGCACTCTAGACGAATTGAATTTACATCCTACACCGGCACCCATTTCTATTTGGTTGACCATCTTGATatcttgaaatattatatttgttcgcACAACAATGACTGACCAGTGAGAGACGACTGTTCGAGTCAACGTCAAGTCAAATACTATAATACTGGACACCGGAGTCTTGGCTTGCTAAATTTGAAGAAGTTAAATGTTGGAGTGGGGATTTTCTCGGTATTCCGATAACACTGGAACGAGTCGGGTTCAGTGGTTATGAATTACCGTGGGATTTTAATtggttacttaaaataaacaaggtaTGAAAGTTCGTGGAACCAAACAATGgcgttttagggaacagagagtaaagttccctaagaaaaggaggatcctccgaccaggcgaggtgatcagcctggcgggctttctgcccaactgttgttcgttgggattttctatccgtgttaattcgcatgcaaacttcatatgtgcgatgaaggatatttgtgacgtcatccattgatttgctcgtagatagtctatgtgcgacttctgtcatctgtcatctgtcacttgtcagtgtcgccacatcactcccccccaagaccggaggtcgatcctgttgagacggctgtcgatgcttgagatgagcggtgccagagccagtgtagaaattccctagttccagtgagtcggaactgtgccgctgaatgcccagtgagtcgggtgagcggtgcagggtgatactccagtgagtcggagtagtgaagctcgcagtgtccccgggtgagtcggggaatagatgctgcgagggtaggtgcgtagtggctggcgtctgcgttgacgggaggaagacgtcctcagaccgtgtgcagagtgctgtgcctagacgctgatgaggccgtagggaagaaccaggctgcatatcttcgatgtagcgtgtggtggtccctggtgaggccgaggatgctggttggctgcgacttgattaccgctcagcggagaagtgatgggtgagggatatggcgatgaggatgacggtgctgatctgctccgtgaaggttgctttcaatcacgtcggggtcaccactttagggaacagcgagtaaagttccctaagaaaaggaggatcctccgaccaggcgaggtgatcagcctggcgggcgttctgcccaactgttgttcgttgggattttctatccgtgttaattcgcatgcaaacttcatatgtgcgatgaaggatatttgtgacgtcatccattgatttgctcgtagatagtctatgtgcgacttctgtcatctgtcatctgtcacttgtcagtgtcgccacagcGTACTTAGGCCTTTGTCTACATTTTTGTTATCTAGTTACTGATAACGATCCGGTCTTATATCCCACGTGTCGGTAACAAGGCGTTGCTTCCATCTAGCTGCTCTTGGAGTCACTGGGAAGGTATATGttattcataatataatgatgatgaaattaaaaCGACCATAACTATCATTAGATGGTTTGCGGTAATCCTCAGGCATCCATCGCTGGAATAATGTTATCACTGGCATAGgtgcattaattaaaattgaaatgaattaCTAATCATGTTATTAATTAggctaaattaaaagaaatgagTTAATCACATCGTTATAAATTTCCTTTGCATGTATTATTACAACTGCACCTCTAATCACCGTCCCTAATGATTCTTTATTTGACATATAAAAAGGGATCTGatttttctttacttataaCCTCTTAAGTCGTCACCATGGAAATAGCACGGgaagattattatatttacttcttAAGTACGGTTGGAATAACTTATAATGGACCTACTGGCAGACAGGAAACGGAGAACAGTGAAGAATTAAGAGAATTAATGGAAACCAGTGACATCGAGGAGGATTGCGACGAGAGTATGAGTGAAAACGACAGCAATGATGATGaggataaagaaaattataacgaTGATGACATGGAAGAAGATACCGACTCCGATGACGAGACGATAATAATCGATGACGAAGATGACGAAGAGGATCGTGAAAACAATCGCCCTGCTGATTCGCCCATGCCCGTGATGATGCCGTACCGCCATTGGCAGCCCGGAGATTACCTTAAACCGTCTAATAGACAGTTCtgattgttattaataaaattgtttttaaaatactcttttctataatttctaaaatcttctttatatattttatttgctacagACATCTTAGTCTTGGTTAAAAATGTTCTGTAAAACGACTACTTAGTACATTACCTATCTGTACCTCATAGCGGACTCAGATGATGAGGACGGCGAAGACGTTGCGCCAGCGGCGGCGCCGGCGGGATAACGGATTTCTCCGTAAGATACTCCTGTTAACCTCGGCCGCGAAGTTTTTCGAGATGCTACATATGTTGCGTATGACGGTGGGCAGTTTGGCTTCAGGGCCAGACACCTAACCATAACCACCCAGCGATTAGCGAGAATATCACATCGATTTCTCAAAAAAGGCCCTTATCAGggccacaaaaacatttttagacagtttttatttaacagatCGTCAAAAAACGTAACCCCCTAACTTTCACACTACGAAAGAGGTGTTTTGGaataaaatggtaataaaaatagaatacgcTACGATTTCAccaacataatatatctaatatgATGTCGAATTGTGTATCTActtatcaaaattttaaaaaatatggaaatccAACCAAGGAGACGACGTGCGCGTTCCTGACGACGGGTTTAAGCGTTACGTGATCTACGTCACCGTGGGTGCGTGGCCTATATGACCTACCGCACGTACGCAAGACTACGTTGTGGATGCGACGGTGGCTACAAGTCAGTCAACGTatcaaattctttttttattaatgttaatattattactttatttacaatatatACAGTTAACGcttacatttataacaactatGCTGTCGAgagttttattaacataatcctTCGAGGCTTTTAAGAattcaaaatgtttaatgttttattgaattcGTTTCTAATATCGACTTTTATTTCGAGTTGTTTTATAAACACGTGTCAATTTACTTCAAAGGTAATCCTTACTGTGACTACTATTTTACTGTCTAAATGCTAACCGAAAAAAGGCCGGTACCATTTAAGGTACGAGTGATTATTACTCGCAAacctattattttaacaaaagaaactggaaatagaaaataaactagATATAGCAATCCAAATCGTTAACTTGACCGGACGGCGTGACCGCAGCTGAGAGCAAAGTGCGCCTTTTTAACAAATCCGATCGCCTTAACGTTCATCTTCCAATCttagtaatacatattataaattggAAATTTGTTCTAAAATACTTCTTACATTATCTTAGGTATAGGAGAGTTAGGGTTACGTTTTTTGACTATccgttaaatagaaactgtcatATAATTGTAGTCCTGAAAAGGACTTTTTGTTCTGAGAAATTGGTGCAATCACAGTTGAATAGGCGGAAGGAATGTAACCACCTATGATTGCCTTCAAAGCTGCCAACTATTCCACCAACGTCGACTGCGCCACG
This genomic interval from Spodoptera frugiperda isolate SF20-4 chromosome 6, AGI-APGP_CSIRO_Sfru_2.0, whole genome shotgun sequence contains the following:
- the LOC126910814 gene encoding glutamic acid-rich protein-like, giving the protein MEIAREDYYIYFLSTVGITYNGPTGRQETENSEELRELMETSDIEEDCDESMSENDSNDDEDKENYNDDDMEEDTDSDDETIIIDDEDDEEDRENNRPADSPMPVMMPYRHWQPGDYLKPSNRQF